The Euleptes europaea isolate rEulEur1 chromosome 2, rEulEur1.hap1, whole genome shotgun sequence genome has a segment encoding these proteins:
- the PLPP2 gene encoding phospholipid phosphatase 2 has translation MAGVTITCTTIIISLGEAYLVYRKRLYSRSEFNNYLAALYKVLGTFLFGAAVSQSLTDLAKYMIGRLRPNFLAVCNPNWSKINCSEYVQLEGGVCQGNIRNITESRLSFYSGHSSFGMYCMMFLALYVQARLVERWARLVRPTVQFFLISFALYVGYTRVSDYKHHWNDVLVGLLQGALIAVLVVLYVSDFFKQRSPQPCEEKEATGRKPSIPLTPGSPEHNHYSYRVST, from the exons ATGGCCGGAGTGACCATCACCTGCACTACAATAATT ATTTCCTTGGGTGAGGCGTATCTCGTTTACAGGAAACGCCTGTACTCCCGGTCGGAGTTCAACAATTACCTGGCCGCCCTCTACAAGGTGCTGGGGACTTTCCTGTTTGGCGCAGCCGTCAGCCAGTCCCTGACAGACCTGGCCAAATACATGATTGGGCGTCTGCGGCCGAACTTCCTGGCGGTATGCAATCCCAACTGGTCGAAAATAAATTGCTCGGAGTACGTGCAGCTGGAAGGCGGCGTGTGCCAGGGGAACATCAGGAATATCACGGAGTCCAG gTTATCGTTCTATTCTGGCCATTCCTCGTTCGGAATGTATTGCATGATGTTTCTGGCG CTCTACGTACAAGCCCGCCTGGTGGAGCGGTGGGCCCGCCTGGTGCGCCCAACGGTCCAGTTCTTCCTCATCTCCTTCGCCCTCTACGTGGGCTACACCCGAGTCTCCGACTACAAACACCACTGGAATGACGTGCTGGTGGGACTCCTCCAGGGAGCGCTGATCGCTGTCCTTGTG gTCCTCTATGTGTCTGACTTCTTCAAGCAGCGTTCGCCGCAGCCGTGCGAGGAGAAGGAAGCCACCGGGCGGAAACCCAGCATTCCCCTGACGCCCGGCAGTCCGGAGCACAATCACTACAGCTATCGGGTGTCTACCTGA